Proteins from a single region of Undibacterium sp. KW1:
- the pbpG gene encoding D-alanyl-D-alanine endopeptidase, whose protein sequence is MVKFARSAVVFALIALLPVASALAANNTHKNSSKKHAVHGKTHAAPHKKIIIHTASGKLVKRTVMVHGKRKVITERVALVREVPDKPSMGDTVGLKNTQDPLELKSNVAYVVDQDSSKVLFEKNSDVSLPIASITKLMTSLVVVEAHQDMDEQIEVTNDDIDKEKNTSSRLKIGAKLSRSDMLHIALMSSENRAASALGRNYPGGLPAFVTAMNTKAKQLGMTDTHYVDSSGLSSQNRASARDLVKLVNAAYQHPVIRQYSTDSKYVVAPGGKNLEYGTSNKLVINPAWEIGLQKTGYIAEAGRCLVMQAIIEGRNIVMVFLDSKGKYSRLADADRMKKWLETIKPHV, encoded by the coding sequence ATGGTGAAATTTGCCCGTAGTGCAGTGGTTTTTGCATTAATCGCACTCTTGCCAGTGGCTAGTGCGCTGGCTGCCAACAACACTCACAAGAATTCTTCCAAGAAACATGCTGTCCATGGCAAGACGCATGCGGCTCCGCATAAGAAAATTATTATTCATACTGCGTCGGGCAAACTGGTCAAGCGTACCGTCATGGTGCATGGCAAACGAAAGGTCATTACAGAGCGAGTGGCTCTGGTACGTGAAGTGCCGGACAAGCCCAGCATGGGTGATACCGTCGGCTTGAAAAATACTCAGGACCCTCTGGAATTGAAATCAAATGTGGCCTATGTGGTTGATCAGGATAGTTCCAAGGTCTTGTTTGAAAAAAATTCTGACGTTTCCCTGCCTATCGCTTCAATCACCAAACTCATGACCAGTCTGGTAGTAGTAGAAGCCCATCAGGACATGGATGAGCAGATAGAAGTGACGAATGATGATATCGACAAGGAAAAAAACACCAGCTCCCGCTTGAAGATAGGTGCCAAATTATCGCGCTCTGACATGTTGCATATTGCCTTGATGAGTTCAGAAAATCGTGCAGCCTCTGCACTCGGACGCAATTATCCAGGTGGCTTGCCTGCATTTGTCACTGCGATGAACACCAAAGCGAAGCAGCTGGGCATGACTGATACGCATTATGTGGATTCCAGTGGTCTTTCCAGCCAGAACCGCGCCAGCGCACGTGATTTGGTGAAACTGGTCAATGCTGCCTATCAGCACCCTGTAATCAGGCAGTATTCTACCGATTCAAAATACGTCGTTGCGCCAGGTGGCAAAAATCTCGAATACGGCACGTCCAACAAACTGGTTATCAATCCTGCATGGGAAATCGGTTTGCAAAAAACAGGTTACATTGCCGAAGCTGGCCGCTGCCTGGTTATGCAAGCGATTATTGAAGGCCGCAATATTGTCATGGTCTTCCTTGACTCCAAGGGCAAATATTCACGTCTGGCAGATGCCGACCGCATGAAGAAATGGCTGGAGACGATCAAGCCGCATGTCTGA
- a CDS encoding phasin family protein, producing the protein MFTAPEQISAATKANFDAQLALFTTLTGKAFEGVEKFIELNLNAAKSSLEESSAATKQLLAAKDPQEFFNLSAAQAQPTAEKVLAYSRHLANIATSTQAEFTHAAEAQIAETNRKVLSLIDEVSKNAPAGSEQFVSLFKTSIDNANASYDHISKTTKQAVEALEANLNNAVSTATKAATPKAAKK; encoded by the coding sequence ATGTTTACTGCACCCGAACAAATTTCTGCAGCAACTAAAGCCAATTTCGATGCACAACTTGCGCTGTTCACTACATTGACAGGCAAAGCATTTGAAGGCGTAGAAAAATTCATCGAACTGAATTTGAATGCCGCCAAATCCTCTCTGGAAGAAAGCTCTGCTGCAACCAAGCAATTGCTGGCTGCCAAAGACCCGCAAGAATTTTTCAATCTGTCCGCAGCGCAGGCACAGCCTACCGCTGAAAAAGTACTGGCATATAGCCGTCACCTGGCAAATATCGCCACCAGCACACAGGCAGAATTCACACATGCGGCTGAAGCACAAATCGCGGAAACCAACCGCAAAGTGTTGTCCCTGATTGACGAAGTGTCTAAAAATGCCCCTGCAGGATCCGAACAATTTGTATCCCTGTTCAAAACATCGATAGACAATGCGAACGCCAGCTACGATCACATCAGCAAAACAACCAAACAAGCAGTTGAAGCTCTCGAAGCCAACTTGAACAATGCAGTTTCTACTGCAACAAAAGCGGCAACACCAAAAGCCGCGAAGAAGTAA
- a CDS encoding nitroreductase translates to MITSANQQVVDEAITSRRSIRAFLPTAVAREDIQAILEVAARAPSGSNTQPWKVYVLTGSRLHAVSNAILAAHNSEGQGGHEQEYNYYPVKWITPYLERRRKVGWDLYALLGLGRENKMGMHAQHGRNYAFFDAPVGFIFTIDRVMEQGSWLDYGMFLQNIMIAARGRGLDTCPQAAFTQYHKVIAEQLQLPADEMLVCGMSLGYADHSKIENNLVTERASLADFVRFIE, encoded by the coding sequence ATGATTACGTCAGCAAATCAGCAAGTGGTTGATGAAGCCATCACGTCGCGCCGCTCGATACGTGCATTTTTGCCAACGGCCGTGGCGCGTGAAGATATACAGGCAATACTTGAGGTTGCTGCCCGCGCACCATCTGGCAGCAATACCCAGCCCTGGAAAGTTTATGTACTGACCGGCTCCCGCCTGCATGCAGTATCGAATGCCATTCTGGCTGCCCACAATAGTGAGGGGCAGGGGGGGCATGAGCAAGAATACAATTATTATCCGGTGAAATGGATTACTCCCTACCTGGAGCGTCGCCGCAAGGTAGGCTGGGATCTATATGCCTTGCTGGGCCTGGGGCGTGAAAACAAGATGGGCATGCACGCGCAGCATGGTCGCAACTATGCCTTTTTTGATGCGCCGGTGGGCTTCATCTTTACCATAGACCGGGTCATGGAGCAGGGGTCATGGCTGGACTACGGCATGTTCCTGCAAAATATTATGATTGCTGCGCGTGGTCGCGGTCTTGACACCTGTCCACAGGCGGCCTTCACTCAATATCACAAGGTAATTGCAGAGCAGCTGCAGCTACCGGCAGATGAAATGCTGGTATGTGGCATGTCACTGGGTTATGCCGATCACAGCAAAATTGAAAACAATCTGGTGACCGAAAGAGCGAGCCTTGCTGATTTTGTACGGTTTATCGAATAA
- a CDS encoding DUF4347 domain-containing protein: MTLIKPLNPATSEINSSSGSSSSFAFDPLHPSQADGLPFVSTAVVAPAVSAITQTPAAPSINLPSVAAPAPVAAATPREVVFVDTTLQNWQGLIGDLKPGTEVITLDPLKNGVQQMADALQGKADITAVHIVSHGGEGYLVLGNTMLSSYNLTDYQSSLATIQKAMAPGADILLYGCDVAKGDNGTSFVNQLARATGADVAASTNDTGVHGDWVLEYHSGVVETTAIAAQQYHYDLATITVTNLNDNGTGSLRDAVVNATGNGAADTIVFDPALFASGAGTITLTSGSLEVGGTSDADAFSIIGPGSNLLTISGNNSSQIFRADNYAAANTSALNISGMTLSNASNTTATGYALSRGGGAIIVASTGAVVIDHVVIKNSSSSGYGGGLSSYGNYNSSITVSNSSFQSNTTTGAGGGIHLAAKSVTLLNNTFEGNTAVTNGGGVALGIIGAGNFTVTNNTFSNNTSGASNVVAGKGGGLQISSFSGSTGSIINNTIVGNHFIGKSTDNVDLVSADGGGLHVDGSPGVITLSNNLIANNTSTGAAGNNGADLVLGRNLTVNGANNIFGTTAGTYTASGSGGNTINNLTGTISTVPSMGTLAYNGGPVKTISIAGGSSAVGAGTTSGAPTTDARGFNRGGTIDIGAYESSDNGSFNFSGVVSPANGFVDVPINYDLVIDFGTAVTAVASKNIVIYRQSDNAVLETIAATDTGKVTFSSGTGGANSKVTINPAANFLGKTGYYVLIDSGSFLDSSNKSFTGIASSSSWAFTSAGLPSTITSATYDASTGILSVTGTNMANGDTIDVSKLSLTGQGGSYTLTSANVTTSSATAFSVTLNAADKLAVNGVLNKNGTTAVDTTTFNLAAAAGWDASQGPLADATNAVTVSNVTAPTITSATYDGTTHAFVITGTNLVKTIGATNDVNISTLTITGEGVQPAR, translated from the coding sequence ATGACACTGATTAAACCCCTGAATCCAGCCACTTCTGAAATCAATTCATCTTCCGGTTCTTCGTCAAGTTTTGCATTTGACCCTCTACATCCAAGCCAGGCAGATGGTTTGCCGTTTGTCTCCACTGCAGTTGTTGCGCCAGCCGTTTCCGCCATTACGCAAACCCCAGCTGCACCATCCATTAACCTACCATCCGTTGCAGCCCCTGCACCTGTCGCTGCCGCAACGCCCCGTGAAGTGGTGTTTGTTGATACCACGCTGCAGAACTGGCAAGGCCTGATTGGCGATCTTAAACCCGGTACGGAAGTCATCACGCTCGATCCGTTAAAAAACGGTGTACAGCAAATGGCCGATGCCTTGCAAGGCAAGGCCGATATCACTGCTGTCCATATCGTGTCACACGGTGGTGAGGGCTACCTGGTGCTTGGCAATACCATGCTGTCTTCGTATAACCTGACAGACTATCAGTCCAGCCTGGCGACCATACAAAAAGCCATGGCACCAGGGGCTGATATTTTGCTGTATGGCTGTGATGTTGCCAAAGGCGATAACGGCACAAGCTTTGTGAATCAGTTGGCTAGAGCGACAGGTGCAGATGTCGCTGCATCGACCAATGACACGGGTGTACATGGTGATTGGGTGCTGGAATATCATAGTGGCGTGGTAGAGACTACTGCAATAGCTGCACAACAATATCATTATGACCTCGCGACCATTACTGTTACTAATTTGAACGATAATGGCACAGGCTCGTTACGAGATGCTGTGGTGAACGCGACTGGCAACGGCGCTGCCGATACTATCGTATTTGATCCAGCCTTGTTTGCCAGTGGTGCTGGCACCATTACCCTGACCAGCGGATCGCTTGAGGTTGGTGGCACCAGTGATGCGGATGCATTTAGTATTATCGGCCCTGGCAGCAATTTATTGACCATCAGTGGTAACAATAGCTCGCAAATTTTCCGGGCGGATAATTATGCTGCGGCCAATACTTCAGCATTGAATATTTCAGGTATGACGCTGAGCAATGCCAGCAATACCACAGCAACCGGGTACGCTCTTTCCCGTGGAGGCGGTGCCATTATCGTGGCGAGTACCGGTGCCGTGGTCATCGATCATGTAGTCATAAAGAATTCCAGTTCTTCCGGCTATGGCGGCGGCCTTTCTTCTTACGGTAATTACAATAGCAGTATTACCGTTAGCAATTCAAGTTTCCAGTCCAACACCACCACTGGCGCTGGTGGCGGCATTCATCTAGCTGCCAAATCGGTCACACTGCTGAATAACACTTTTGAAGGCAATACTGCTGTAACCAACGGTGGTGGTGTCGCACTCGGGATCATTGGGGCGGGTAATTTCACGGTCACCAATAACACCTTTTCCAATAACACCAGTGGCGCAAGCAATGTGGTGGCGGGCAAAGGTGGCGGATTGCAGATTTCGTCCTTCTCTGGAAGTACTGGCAGCATCATCAATAACACCATTGTTGGCAATCATTTCATTGGCAAATCAACGGACAATGTAGACCTGGTATCTGCGGATGGTGGGGGCTTGCATGTAGATGGCTCGCCTGGTGTGATTACGCTGTCGAACAATCTGATTGCGAACAATACAAGTACCGGCGCAGCTGGCAATAATGGCGCTGATCTTGTCCTGGGGCGCAATCTGACTGTCAATGGTGCAAATAATATTTTTGGAACCACGGCTGGCACCTACACCGCATCCGGTAGTGGCGGTAATACAATCAATAACCTGACCGGTACCATTTCCACAGTTCCAAGCATGGGTACACTGGCCTACAATGGCGGCCCGGTAAAGACTATTTCAATTGCTGGCGGCAGCAGTGCCGTAGGTGCAGGTACAACAAGCGGCGCGCCGACGACGGATGCACGTGGATTTAACCGAGGTGGCACAATTGATATTGGCGCCTATGAATCGTCCGATAATGGCAGCTTTAACTTCAGTGGAGTGGTGTCACCGGCAAATGGCTTCGTTGATGTACCCATCAATTACGACCTGGTGATTGATTTTGGCACAGCAGTCACTGCAGTTGCCAGCAAAAATATTGTCATTTACCGGCAGTCAGACAATGCAGTACTGGAAACCATCGCTGCAACAGATACGGGCAAGGTTACATTCAGCAGTGGCACCGGTGGCGCCAATAGCAAGGTCACGATTAATCCTGCCGCTAATTTCCTGGGCAAGACGGGTTACTATGTATTGATAGACAGCGGCTCTTTCCTGGACAGCAGCAACAAGTCGTTTACCGGTATCGCTTCGAGTTCTAGCTGGGCCTTTACTTCTGCCGGTTTGCCATCCACCATCACTAGTGCCACCTATGACGCCAGTACCGGCATTCTGTCGGTTACTGGAACCAATATGGCGAACGGCGATACGATTGATGTTTCCAAGCTGTCGCTAACAGGGCAGGGTGGTTCGTATACGCTTACTTCAGCAAATGTAACCACAAGCAGCGCAACTGCATTCTCGGTGACCCTGAATGCGGCTGACAAACTCGCAGTGAATGGTGTACTGAACAAAAACGGTACGACGGCGGTTGATACCACTACTTTTAATCTGGCAGCGGCCGCAGGTTGGGATGCGTCGCAAGGACCATTGGCAGATGCTACAAATGCAGTGACTGTCTCCAACGTCACTGCACCAACGATTACGTCTGCAACTTACGACGGTACAACGCATGCCTTCGTCATCACGGGTACCAACCTCGTCAAGACCATTGGTGCAACAAACGATGTGAATATCTCGACGCTGACCATCACTGGCGAAGGGGTGCAACCCGCACGCTAA
- a CDS encoding thioesterase family protein: MAITAKTKKDFKHFHAITTRWMDNDAYGHVNNVVYYSWFDTVVNEFLISNGVLDIENSPVIGLVIETQCNYLASVAFPDVIEAGVSVSKLGNSSVRYEVGIFKNGEDQAAAQGHFVHVYVDRENRRPTAIPGNMRQLLQTIEVTGS, translated from the coding sequence ATGGCAATCACTGCAAAAACAAAAAAAGACTTTAAGCATTTTCATGCAATTACTACACGCTGGATGGATAACGATGCTTATGGGCATGTTAATAATGTCGTGTATTACAGCTGGTTTGATACTGTCGTCAACGAGTTCCTGATCAGTAACGGTGTCCTGGACATAGAAAACAGCCCGGTCATAGGCCTGGTCATAGAAACCCAGTGCAATTACCTGGCCTCGGTTGCTTTTCCTGATGTCATAGAAGCAGGCGTCAGCGTCAGCAAGTTAGGTAATTCCAGCGTGCGCTATGAAGTAGGCATTTTCAAGAATGGTGAAGACCAGGCTGCCGCTCAGGGACATTTCGTGCACGTTTATGTAGATAGGGAGAATCGCCGCCCTACAGCCATCCCTGGCAACATGCGCCAGCTCTTGCAAACAATAGAGGTAACCGGCTCATGA
- a CDS encoding sulfotransferase: protein MTTPTYHFISGLPRSGSTLLAALLLQNPRFHAGMTSPVGTLYTSMLHQFGAGTEFGPVITKAERKRLVRGLFDSYYAEHADKSVVFDTNRMWTAHLPMLMDQFPGSKVIACVRNVAWVMDSIERKYAADPYEITRLFNDDNERATVYSRVETLAQRNRMVGYPWAALKSAFYSEHAGSMLLIDYDLLAQAPQKVLPLIYDFIGAEPFEHDFQNIQYDAPEFDAPLGMRGLHKVRPAVSFQARDTILPPICFSNTASYRSGKTRPVAVPM, encoded by the coding sequence ATGACGACACCGACATATCACTTTATCTCAGGCCTGCCACGTTCTGGCTCTACCTTATTGGCTGCTTTGTTACTGCAAAACCCACGCTTTCATGCCGGGATGACCAGCCCTGTCGGTACTTTATATACCAGCATGTTGCATCAGTTTGGCGCAGGGACTGAGTTTGGTCCGGTCATTACCAAGGCTGAACGCAAGCGCCTGGTGCGTGGTTTGTTTGATTCTTATTATGCCGAGCACGCTGACAAGAGTGTGGTATTCGATACCAACCGCATGTGGACAGCCCATTTACCCATGCTGATGGACCAGTTTCCCGGTTCCAAAGTGATTGCCTGTGTGCGCAATGTCGCCTGGGTCATGGATAGCATAGAACGCAAATACGCGGCTGATCCTTACGAAATCACACGCCTGTTCAATGACGACAATGAACGGGCAACAGTCTACAGCCGGGTAGAAACTCTGGCACAGCGCAACCGCATGGTGGGTTACCCCTGGGCGGCCCTGAAGAGTGCCTTTTACAGTGAGCATGCCGGTTCCATGCTACTCATCGATTATGACTTGCTGGCACAGGCACCACAAAAAGTGCTGCCGCTGATTTATGACTTTATCGGTGCCGAACCATTCGAGCATGACTTCCAGAATATCCAGTATGACGCGCCAGAATTCGATGCGCCTTTGGGCATGCGTGGCCTGCACAAAGTCAGGCCAGCTGTCAGCTTTCAGGCCCGCGACACCATACTACCCCCGATTTGTTTCAGCAATACAGCCAGCTATCGTTCTGGAAAGACACGACCGGTAGCCGTGCCAATGTAA
- a CDS encoding ABC transporter ATP-binding protein has translation MAENVLKISNLKVAYGGIKAVKGIDLEVNKGELITLIGANGAGKTTTLKAITGTLPACKVEGEIVYLGNSIRNVNSFEMVKNHLAMVPEGRGVFTRMTILENLMMGAFIRNDKAGIEADIEKWFAVFPRLKERAAQLAGTLSGGEQQMLAMARALMSHPNLLLLDEPSMGLSPIMVEKIFEVVRNVSAQGITILLVEQNAKLALQAAHRGYVMDSGSITMSGNAKDMLNDPKVQAAYLGE, from the coding sequence ATGGCTGAGAACGTATTAAAGATAAGCAATCTGAAAGTTGCTTACGGCGGCATCAAGGCCGTTAAAGGAATAGACCTGGAAGTCAACAAGGGTGAATTGATTACCTTGATCGGTGCCAATGGTGCAGGTAAAACCACGACACTGAAAGCCATCACCGGCACCTTGCCTGCCTGTAAGGTTGAAGGCGAGATTGTCTACCTGGGTAACTCCATCCGTAACGTCAATTCTTTCGAGATGGTGAAAAACCACCTGGCCATGGTGCCAGAAGGCCGGGGCGTGTTTACCCGCATGACCATTCTGGAAAACCTGATGATGGGGGCTTTTATCCGTAATGATAAAGCGGGTATCGAAGCCGATATCGAAAAATGGTTTGCCGTCTTCCCGCGCCTGAAAGAGCGTGCGGCACAACTGGCAGGTACCTTGTCCGGTGGTGAACAACAAATGCTGGCGATGGCACGCGCACTGATGAGTCACCCTAATCTATTGCTGCTGGATGAGCCATCCATGGGGCTGTCACCTATCATGGTGGAAAAGATTTTTGAAGTGGTGCGCAATGTGTCAGCCCAGGGAATTACGATCCTGCTGGTAGAGCAGAACGCCAAGCTTGCCTTGCAGGCAGCACATCGCGGCTACGTGATGGATTCTGGTTCCATCACGATGAGTGGCAATGCCAAGGATATGCTGAATGATCCTAAAGTCCAGGCCGCTTATCTTGGTGAGTGA